The DNA sequence CAATGCTGGGGCCCAATGTTGCACAAAATGGCACACACTCGCACAATCTTATCACAATTTGATAGAGTACATCCCAGCGCTTCATCTTTCAAACTCTGTACACATCGAATTGGCAGTGTACCTTTCAGAACACTAAATCTATTTTATATAACACGTTTGACATGCATTCTCACGGAGGAAATTTTCCTTGATATCTCTACTTCCCTGGCAGGTAGCTCTTTCTTACCCTTCGTAAACGCTGGAGTCAAAAGTTCACAGCTGCAACGAGTACCAAAGTCCCTATGAAGGGTAAACCCCCTGTTAGCAAGTATCTGGTCACCAGGCATGTGATACTTGGAATCAATAAAACTAGACTCACGAACTCTCTGCACATCAGAAGCCCTCCCAACCCAACAACTAgacaaaatgtgacatttccCAATGGATTGCAAGCAACAAATACTTTAACAGTACAATGTTTTTTGTAGCTACTGTAGCACCGAGATCTGCCTAGCAGGTTCTTTGGCGATTCGATGACGTTCTCAAAACAGTCAACAATTGTGGTTAGTCGAGGAAATTTGGCATGGAAAACGGGAGGGTTgatttgatgaatattttcccTATCAGGCAATTTAATCATGAAACCAAGGTTCTGTTTCATTTAGAGTTAAAGACGTGCAGGCTTTGAGAGACGCTCTTTGTCCGCACTTCAAAGGTTGACATCTGCCAGGAACTGTAATCctataagaaataaaataaaattacttcaaGATCCTGTATCCTGTCATGCATAATATAGTAATCATGTACCTGTTTGATCTCCGTGATCTCCATGATGCTCTCTCATTTGTGCCACCTTACACCTAGAGCCAGGACTTTTGGGGGGGGTTACACAAAATTCGGTGGTTCTGTTGACCTTAGCACGTAGAAAGAAGTAGCAATTTTTAATTGGGAAtgaaggaattaccattaattgtaatcgtttgcgtgttcaaataattccaaGATGAGGTTCTGGTGAAgcgggtccttgcaaggttggtttattacagagatctctggtcacacaattgcatatcacctaagcagtgtcatccaatgtgtgtgtcttcttttgcccacacagcctctttattcaaaacatgaggaaacgcctctgtcatcccatgaggtacagaatgagtttgcattttcccagtaaactagatcatccttgaacttttgaaaaccggatttctgacgaacagcaactagacttcttagataaacatagaaacattttaactttctcatgtctgggaaaacagtagaaaagatagcaagaatgtcaaaagcattactcacacaggttatatcaggtcaacataattacaccttcatcaacacatctataatgaaatgtaaaacaggtcaaatgtaaaataaaacaatgaaaatgttaataatgtcaacaggaACCACAAGAATGACTTGCAATAATACATGGAATATGTATTGTGTGTAAGTGAGCAAACGGGTAGTATATACGAAGTGGTTATTTTTGCCGTGATCGGCAATTTCCCTCTAAGCGTTATATTGCCGTGAATCGCGGTAGAACAAAGTGGGGTCTTACGAGGCAGGAACCACGCAGTGCATGACTCACGTCACGGCAAAATAGAAACTTCCCGCCAGGTCAATAATATATCGCTCTAGTGATTGAACAATCAGAACAGTTCACGGCAAAACAACGCTAACAAGAGAGTTGCCGGTTAACCTGCCTCGTCTATTGAATTCTAACAGCTGACggcaaaaaaatagattaaactTTTACTCACCAGTAATCAAGTGTTGGCTGCAAAAGTATGCCAGGAATGAGGTTCCCACAGGCGAAAATCGTCCACGGTACCGCCTGCTTTCACTGTTCCTCGATTGATTGCTTTCAGTTTTTTGTGTCTCCTTTTCTTCTTACGAGGAAGAATGAAGAACTTAAGATGCGGTTCCGAATTCTTCCTTGTTTTACAACCCGCAACACAGCAACTTTTTGTCATTCCGACGGACCGAAGTTTGACGCGTTTGTAATCCAATACACGACAGAGCAACTGCTTGTGTTATGCCCCCTTTTCAATATGGCGATGCGTTACTGTGGTTGGTGTCGTCATAAACACACGGATGTCCGACTGCGAGAATGGCTCAGTGTGAAAAAATCAAGTCTTTTCGCCACAGGCTATTTCAAAATGCGCTCACCTCAGATACAATCGGTAAAATCAGAGTGGTGTCAAAGTGTCAAAACTACGTAGCCTTTGCTAttctaaaacaacaacagcggAAAGCATTTTCTTCGATTAAAAATAGAAACTAAATGGAAGTACAGTATCAGTGTGACGCGCCTCTTACGGGCTTGACGAAGAGTTCGGGGTTGACAGCTCTGAACAGTGTGGTTGTCTGTGCACTCCTCAGTCCGGGCGTCCTGTAGTCTGTTTCGATACCCTTCTTTTCTTTACTGGTTTTATTAGATGCCATGTCCACTACGAAATGCTTACGAAATGCACTAGGTAGTGGGTATCTTTGTTCTGTGTCCTTCTTCATGTGAATTGCAGCGGCTAACCAACTTTTGGTATATTACCGCCACCTACCGGGGAGTGTGGTGCAGCCGCTCATATGTAGGCGACGTTAAACTTCGATTAAAATTACacgtacacaaaaataaaacgaaTAATACTTTGACAGTTacacttgaaaatattttttttcggcACAGGAATTACCATCGAACACCGCAATTTCCCCGCTAGTTTGGTCAACTCCGCAATGAATTGTGGGCAATACACTTTGGCTGAGCCTGCATCGATGCGGGCCACTGATATGTATATAACTTGATAGCTGATAGGCCAATCCATTTGAAGCcatgaggccgccatattacccCTCCcaataatttgttaaacataaacaagaggtgttcagacattttacaacttgccttcaataaatgtataaattatatgcttaatgatgtatACAGGAGGgaacttgtatatatatatatatattttttaaattaaagaattatacctgtaattcaacaaaatatgcctctgccaaatctaatattggggtctaaggaactgagtgataaaagaaaaaggggatcttcaaagcagcacataccgtccatttgttaaaaaataatgaccaccCCACGGCCCTATATaagagcctacgagctgtatatgtctaatctgtacataATATGTTTTGtatagtctgctcgcgagatgggagtggtaagatggccgccctgtggcttcaacgacTTGCAGGGGCGTATATGGGCTGGCTATTAGATATCCAGTACAATTTACAGATCAGTAGGTAACGACACGTGCTTTATTTATTACACGTGATACGTACGGTAGACGTCATCGACACGCATTCGAGCGGGAACTCGAGTTGTATAAAAAAGGAAGCAAACGTTTTAACAGGTTTGCTTATGCCGTTGGCGTGTTGGGCACTAGTATTGCACTAGGTTAACTTTGTATCTCAATTAATGCGACTTTGGTTTGAACAGTCTGCCTTCGATCAAGTACAACAGCCTGCAGCTTGTGTGAAGGTAAAGTAGAGTCCGATATGAAATGGCCTGCTTACATTACATAATGTAGGTACGAGTATGTGTTGCGTCGCATCCGCAGCTGAATGActggattttgttttcaatgatCCACTGCGTTCGTGTTTTTCACCTTGCAGCTGTACGCCACGAATGATGGCGTAGAGTAGGCGTCCTAGTTTTAATCACTATGCCGTTGGCGTGTTGGGCACTAGTATTGTACTAGGTTAACTTTGTATTTCAATTAATGCGACTTCGGTTTGAACAGTCTGCCTTCGATCAAGTACAACAGCCTGCAGTTTGTGTGAAGGTAGAGTCCGATATGAAATGGCCTGCTTACATTACATAATGTAGGTACCAGTATGTGTTGCGTCGCAACCGCAGCTGAATGACACTAtggattttgttttcaattatcCACTGTGTTCGCGTTTTTCACTTTGCAGCTGTACACCACGAATGATGGTGTAGAGTAGGCCTCCTAGTTTTAATCACTATTTCTCGAAAGGTTAATTAAACGCGGGTTAAAACTTTAGGACAACACTTCCCTGAGTTAGACTCGACAAACGCCCCAGTCTCCCCTCCTGATTTGTTTCTACTCTATTTGTAAATTGGTCGAGAGACACACTTCTTTGTACTCGCAGCTGGCCACAGCTGTGCCTTGTGATGTTACTATGGCCCGTATAATGGCTTATGTATTCAATCACTAATAAGGCTAAATTAATCAATTGCATCAACTACAACTACAAATGCCTCTAAATTGTATTGAATTATATCTCAGAGGTGCTGTTTGAAGCATCACAATGGCAAGGTACAGTTGATCTATTGTTAGGTGTCGTCTTGgtctcatgatgtcaaaatgtgaactgCATGATGAGTACGACTGTTTAATCACAAGCTCTAATTGAGCCAGGACATTTATTGGTTGATTCAaggatcaaacacctgttgtgaattttgccttTAACCTCCTCGTTAGAGAAAAacaacttgtgcaaaaagtactgtaacatttaacagttggacatgtgcattcaaaagcttagagaaCGTCACATTAAGTTAAATtgtaaaggtttgaatgcattttaggctcatcctgaaatttcacccaaaagcccaaatatccctaacttttggTGTATATTATACATCATTTAAATAGAATTAAGTGTAAACATTTGAACACGTCAATATGTGtacctgtttttttatttaaattttattttttacatatgagGACACTTTTGCCAGAATtgtcacaattatttatttatttatttatttttttagttttatctttttatttccaaatatttCGAGAGACCTCTATGCAAATtaagttccaaagtttaataaatcagtCAGACAATGACAGGACAACACTCTATTTTAAgtcatttctgtttttcaaccaaaaatgctttgcgctggccagggaaaatgttttacaagggggtacatcactgaaaaaaggttgagaaccactgatctatGCATGAGGGTAGTGGTAATTTTatctgccatttttaaatttagtctgttttagtccagttccaatcacgcttgttagttttcatcatagttagtcaacctcatcccgtttgtgtcgagtccatttttagtctatTATAAATCAAGcatgtttgtctttattttagtccaagaaaacataatttgatTCATCaatgttttagtctagtttttgacaggacaatcattttacccctctatatattttttgggcagcagaaaatgttgaacatttcggatctaaaactatttcacaagaaattttctctcatctttttgatgaaaaacaacttgacacacaattacagtattgaccttttgcacgtgacatCACAGCTCTAATGGGACCGCCCCCTCGGGGACACTGGACAGCAacagagccacttgcctgtattgtaaccattgaatctcatacagcgtaaagtcctttatctaatcgattatcttataaaatggtcataccTTGCtatgcggtcggttgtacagatagacaaaggagtaaaccaaatgttgctttttatcatatacctactaatgaatacaaaatacgTTGATAGCACCAATCAACacaaaggactggcagcccacaaagtatgtACGGATTTGCAGCGctaattttttgcgaggttagtagataaatgttcatacatttgaCTAGTAAACTTACACTCTAacagattgtaacagaggtgtcgaattgcgtgtttcaaatcacattaacgagtcatatagttagcgtccactcgaACTGCAAAAACACACAGCTTCGTTTTAAAATGcatcttcttcaaaactattaagtgcatttgactgattaataatgggggatttcgtctttgtgcttggaatttttcactctggagtcaTATTGATGAAATTACTgaatagcttgccactacgatagtcatttgttccgtgctagtaaacatagtaacataacatcatcacagcgtttcaatatacaatggactatgtaaaaataagtcagttagcatgataaacaagttttatctttgcattacgaggtatattgtccctcCCGGTTTGAGCGTAGCATCTCATCCCAGAGActcagcgacaagcttttgaatcagcccccggtgtaaggagaagagactgcattgactacataatgatataggtcgtgcgctgtgaattccggcaaagtcggcgatttgattaatgGTAAAAATAGcatgcaacagaaggtaaggggctgttttcaaactagcgatctccaactaaagtaaatatcgcgctctgaGTCTCAACTAAATGTATAACTTCGACTGACAAGCGACCTTCGGTTGatgtagtagattccatggatctatgggcaataataacttttcatttgtgaaatagtagtcgctaagtcactaagtcgctccgggtcacgtccacttacTTCCATTCTACAATCATTTTCCTTCCGCAGTCCGTCAAAGGGCAGTcatgtgatcacgtgacgtctgTGCAAATggttccccgcctgggagaccatgtttgtatgtgtgcgtgtttgtgtgagtgagtgcaaaaataaaaaatatggctccatgctatgagatAGTAAGTTAGTTAGTGGTCAagttaacattattgttggaacgttatagccgttggattaatgttacgttataacaataataaaaaaaataaataaatgtttttacctTTCAcagtgaatccacctcctgtctgtcccatgtgtttgtgcatgttgcacccGCTAGCTGCAGAATTGAAAGGGTGTGTGGTATAGTATGTCAAATGACAGactagcagagacaagatttgacaaaatcTTATAATTTTCGTCtaatttttgttcatgaactaaaatgtccatagatttttgtccatttttattaagtgaagtacatttttgtctcgtcttgttaagtcgacgaaaatgcatactgatttagtcccaattatgatttattaatgagggttttagtctactCTAGTCTTGttttagtccagtgaaaaatgtgcgtTGACACAATTATTTTAGTGTAGTTTTagtgttaacaaaataaattggGGTCCTCAAAGCATTTTACAAAGGCACccattaaaataataactttgtgaattaattgcattatttttttgttcattggATTCAACATTTAGATATGGCAATGAGATGTCAGGGCGCAGTTGAAACGGAGCTCGAAGAGGAAGAAAACTTTGGACCACAGCCTCTATGCAGACTAGAGGTATGTAACCTTGAGATTTTGTCTTACTTTTGTTGTGTGTTAAGGGCTAATTCGTACCAaattgttccattaatataatcTATGTGAAGATAGTAGGAATGTTAGCTAAGACTTTAATTACTAGTGCTccattcaaattaggtttagtttgtatttttgggCTATTGTCTTAGTTAGGTCTTACAGTACAGTAGtaatagcagcagcagcagcaaaataGCAATATTGTCTCAGCCATAGGAAATGTACAGCATTTTGTGGGCTTGAGTTGAGATTAGTTTATTAAAAGGACagtgtgcagtaacattaaGAAGATGGCGGCACCAGATTTAGCACAATGCTAGTTTACATCTGGAGTCCCCATTAAATAAGATAACAGAGCAAGTTAAAATTACATACAAACAACATACAAAGTGCCAGATACATAGTGTTGTATCATCAaattaaaagtcttaaaaagtgcggtattataaaatacaactatttaaaaaatctataagCATAAAATTCATAAGTCACTGAGGTAGTAAGCGTAGCAGTCATTGTAGCAATAGCAGTTATACTTTTAGCTGTACCTATCAGTTTTTAGTGGGGGTGGGGCTGCATCATTAAGAATTTTATGCACCAGACAGATATCAGTGTACCTAATGCAGTTGTCCGAAGCTTATCATACAGTGTTTTACAAGTATGTTACAATGGTGGTGCAGCATTGGCTTAGATTTTTACAGCTTGATTATGTAACGATCTGAGGGTTTTTATTGCGGTTTAAGCTTGAGACCATGATTACATGCAATACAAAATCTGTGACAGAATCATTGCATTGAGGTATGATTTTGCTGCTTCCAAAGATAAGAGCTCCTGATGTGTCTAAAAGTAGCAAaaagtaaatttaaatttaTGGCATACATCTTAAAATGGTTAATAAATTTAAGTGTGGGATCTAAGGACACACCTAGGTatttgactttgacattttgaatCATAAAACTATCATTATAGATGTTTGGGGGGGCATTTGAGATTGTACATAGACAGGCTTCTCTATGTTCAGCGTGAGGTGGGACTTGTTTAACCACTCAGTTGCGTTAATCATTGCACAAGATAGCTTAGCTGCAACAGAATTTGCATCCGAGCcctgggtgaaaaaaaaatagtttaatccGCGTACATCATGACATTCACGTTGTCACAGATGGAAGGAAGGTCATTGATGTACGGACTGAAGAGCAATGGCCCGAGTATGGACCCTTGGATTACCCCTGTAGTGCAGGGTCTAGACTGAGAaattttatcgtttattttaatgcactgGGATCGGTCTACAAGATATGCTTTAAACCAACTAATGGTGTTTGCGGAGAAATTAAAATTCAACGTTTTTGTCAGCAGCACTGAGTGGTTACGAAGGTGCAGAAAATGGCGCCTACCACCCCTCCCTTGTTCAGGcttggtatatatatatgtatatatgtatgtatatgtatgtatgtatatgtgtatatgtatgtatgtatatgtgtatatgtatatgtatgtatatgtgtatatgtatatgtatgtatgtgtatatgtatgtatgtatgtgtatatgtatgtatgtatgtgtatatgtatgtatgtgaatatgtatgtatgtgtatatatatgtatgtatgtgtatatatgtatgtatgtgtatatatgtatgtatgtgtatatatgtatgtgtatatatatgtatctatgtgtatatatatgtatgtatctatgtgtatatatatgtatgtgtgtatgtatgtatatgtatgtatgtatatgtgtatgtatgtatatatatgtgtatgtgtatgtatatatatgtatgtatatgtatatatatgtgtgtatatgtatatatatatatatgtatgtatatgtatgtatatgcgtatatatatgtatgtatatgtatgtatatgcgtatatatatatatatgtatgtatgtatatgcgtatatgtatatatatgtatgtatgtatatgcgtatatgtgtatatatgtgtgtgtatatatatatgtgtatatgtgtatacgtatgtgtatatgtgtatacgtatacgtatacgtatgtgtatacgtatacgtatgtgtatacgtatgtgtatatgtatacgtatgtgtatatgtatatatacgtatacgtatgtgtatatgtacgtatgtgtatatgtacgtatacgtatgtgtgtatgtacgtatacgtatgtgtgtatgtacgtatacgtatgtgtgtatgtacgtatacgtatgtgtgtatgtacgtatacgtatgtatgtatgtatacgtatgtgtgtatgtatatatatatatatatacacgtgtatgtatgtatgtatgtatatatatacgtatgtatgtatatatatacgtatgtatgtatgtatgtatgtatgtatatatatacgtatgtatgtatgtatgtacgtatatacatacgtatatatatgtatatatatacacgtatatacatacgtatatatatgtatatatatacacgtatatacatacgtatatatatgtatatatatacgtatatacatatgtatatatatacgtatatacatacgtatatatatgtatatatatacgtatatatatacgtatatacatacgtatatatatatatacgtatatatatacgtatatacatacgtatatatatatatacgtatatatatacgtatatacatacgtatatatatatatacgtatatatatatacgtatatacatacgtatatatatatatacgtatatatatatacgtatatacatacgtatatatatatatatatacgtatatatacacgtatatacatacgtatatatatatatacgtatatatacacgtatatacatacgtatatatatatatacgtatatatacacatacgtatacatacatgtatacgtatgtgtatatgtatgtgtatatatatatacacgtgtatatatgtatgtgtatatatatatacacgtgtatatatgtatgtgtatatatatatacacgtgtatatatgtatgtgtatatatatatacacgtgtatatatgtatgtgtatatatatatacacgtgtatatatgtatgtgtgtatatatatatacacgtgtatatatgtatgtgtgtatatatatatacacgtgtatatatgtatgtgtgtatatatatatacacgtctatatatgtatgtgtgtatatatatatacacgtgtatatatgtgtgtgtatatatatatacacgtgtatatatgtgtgtgtatatatatatacacgtgtatatatgtatgtgtatatatatatacacgtgtatatatgtatgtgtatatatatatacacgtgtatatatgtatgtgtatatatatatacacgtgtatatatgtatgtgtatatatatatatacacgtgtatatatgtatgtgtatatatatatacacgtgtatatatgtatgtgtatatatatatacacgtgtatatatgtatgtgtatatatatatacacgtgtatatatgtatgtatatatatatatacacgtgtatatatgtatgtatgtatatatatatatacacgtgtatatatgtatgtgtgtatatatatatatatatacacgtgtatatatgtatgtgtgtatatatgtatgtgtgtatatatgtatgtgtgtatatatatatatgtatgtgtgtatatatatatgtatgtgtgtgtgtatatatgtatgtgtgtatatatgtatatgtatgtatatatgtatgtatatatgtatatacatgtatatatgtatgtatgtatatatgtatgtatgtatatatgtatgtatatatgtatatatatgtatgtatgtatatatgtatatgtatgtatgtatatatgtatatacatgtatgtatatatgtatatacatgtatgtatatatgtatatacatgtatgtatatatgtatatacatgtatgtatatatgtatatacatgtatgtatatatgtatatacatgtatgtatatatgtatatacatgtatgtatatatgtatatacatgtatgtatatatgtatatacatgtatgtatatatgtatatacatgtatgtatatatgtatatacatgtatgtatatatgtatatacatgtatgtatatatgtatgtgtatgtatatatatatgtatgtatatatgtatatatatgtatatacatgtatgtgtatatatgtatgtatatatgtatgtatatatgtgtatatatgtatgtatatatgtatatatatgtatgtatatatgtatatacatgtatgtatatatgtatatacatgtatgtatatatgtatatacatgtatgtatatatgtatatacatgtatgtatatatgtatatacatgtgtatatatgtatatacatgtatgtatatatgtatatacatgtatgtatatatatgtatatacatgtatgtatatatgtatatacatgtatgtatatatacgtatatgtatgtatatatacatgtatatatacgtatatatatatacatgtatatatacgtatatatatatacgtgtatatatatatacgtatatatatatacgtgtatatatatatacgtatatatatatacgtgtatatatatatatacgtgtatatatatatatacgtatatatatatatacatgtacgcgtgtatatatatgtacgcgtgtatatatatgtacgcgtgtatatatatgtacgcgtgtatatatatgtacgcgtgtatatatatgtacgcgtgtatatatatgtacgcgtgtatatatatgtacgcgtgtatatatatgtacgcgtgtatatatatatgtacgcgtgtatatatatatgtacgcgtgtatatatatgtacgcgtgtatgtatatacgtacgtatatatatgtacgcgtgtatgtatatacgtacgtatatatatgtacgcgtgtatgtatatacgtacgtatatatatgtacgcgtgtatgtatatacgtacgtatatatatgtacgcgtgtatgtatatacgtacgtatatatatgtacgcgtgtatgtatatacgtacgtatgtatatgtacgcgtgtatgtatatacgtacgtatgtatatgtacgcgtgtatgtatatacgtacgtatgtatatgtacgcgtgtatgtatatacgtacgtatgtatatgtacgcgtgtatgtatatacgtacgtatgtatatgtacgcgtgtatgtatatacgtacgtatgtatatgtacgcgtgtatgtatatacgtacgtatgtatatgtacgcgtgtatgtatatacgtacgtatgtatatgtacgcgtgtatgtatatacgtacgtatgtatatgtacgcgtgtatgtatatacgtacgtatgtatatgtacgcgtgtatgtatatacgtacgtatgtatatgtacgcgtgtatgtatatacgtacgtatgtatatgtacgcgtgtatgtatatacgtacgtatgtatatgtacgcgtgtatgtatatacgtacgtatgtatatgtacgcgtgtatgtatatacgtgtgtatgtatatgtacgcgtgtatgtatatacacgtgtgtatgtatatgtacgcgtgtatgtatatacacgtgtgtatgtatatgtacgcgtgtatgtatatacacgtgtgtatgtatatgtacgcgtgtatgtatatacacgtgtgtatgtatatgtacgcgtgtatgtatatacacgtgtgtatgtatatgtacgcgtgtatgtatatacacgtgtgtatgtatatgtacgcgtgtatgtatatacacgtgtgtatgtatatgtacgcgtgtatgtatatacacgtgtgtatgtatatgtacgcgtgtatgtatatacacgtgtgtatgtatatgtacgcgtgtatgtatatacacgtgtgtatgtatatgtacgcgtgtatgtatatacacgtgtg is a window from the Vanacampus margaritifer isolate UIUO_Vmar chromosome 19, RoL_Vmar_1.0, whole genome shotgun sequence genome containing:
- the smim8 gene encoding small integral membrane protein 8 isoform X2; the protein is MKKDTEQRYPLPSAFRKHFVVDMASNKTSKEKKGIETDYRTPGLRSAQTTTLFRAVNPELFVKPVNRTTEFCVTPPKSPGSRCKVAQMREHHGDHGDQTGLQFLADVNL
- the smim8 gene encoding small integral membrane protein 8 isoform X1, yielding MKKDTEQRYPLPSAFRKHFVVDMASNKTSKEKKGIETDYRTPGLRSAQTTTLFRAVNPELFVKPNRPLMAFGLITITLCVGYLGYLHAMKENNQQLYEAIDSEGERLMRRRASKWA
- the smim8 gene encoding small integral membrane protein 8 isoform X3, which encodes MKKDTEQRYPLPSAFRKHFVVDMASNKTSKEKKGIETDYRTPGLRSAQTTTLFRAVNPELFVKPTIDGIWTDYHHLVCRLSGLPTCYERKQPAALRGHRQ